From a single Cyclobacterium marinum DSM 745 genomic region:
- a CDS encoding FG-GAP repeat domain-containing protein: MSQLIQAFKFSLVVALFSGINSAFPQSSSPVTFKKHVLSTQFLAEGAAIGDVNQDGLMDVMAGAYWFEAPKWKPHELEEPKVFEYDKGYSNAFISHGMDVNMDGWVDFVRIGFPGEAVHWFENPKNQSGLWKIHIICPSLGNESAGFYDVDKDGRKDLVGSIPETGEMVWYRAPSTPNNLTWDKFTISKKNSPGTARYSHGLGMGDIDQDGNKDLIITEGWWKSPDDPTEELWEFQPATLGEPAAQLYAHDINGDHKPEILSSAAHQLGIWWHEQDQTGAWKTHLIDKSFSQTHALELVDINKDGHLDLVTGKRYYAHMGKDPGGNNPPVLAWFEFKPSKQDKWLKHIIDTDSGVGVQVTVADFFGHGLMDIIVANKKGVFVFEQVPE; the protein is encoded by the coding sequence ATGTCTCAGTTAATTCAAGCCTTTAAATTTTCTTTAGTTGTAGCATTATTTTCAGGCATCAATTCAGCCTTTCCTCAATCCTCTTCACCTGTAACTTTTAAAAAACATGTGCTGAGTACCCAATTTCTTGCTGAGGGCGCTGCCATTGGAGATGTAAACCAGGACGGTTTGATGGATGTTATGGCAGGAGCTTATTGGTTTGAAGCTCCAAAATGGAAACCCCACGAGTTGGAAGAACCTAAAGTTTTTGAATACGATAAAGGGTATAGCAATGCATTTATTAGTCACGGCATGGACGTGAACATGGATGGGTGGGTTGACTTTGTAAGGATAGGATTTCCAGGAGAGGCTGTTCATTGGTTTGAAAACCCTAAAAACCAATCCGGTTTATGGAAAATTCACATCATTTGCCCTTCCTTAGGCAATGAGTCTGCCGGTTTTTACGATGTGGACAAGGATGGTAGAAAGGATTTGGTAGGCAGTATACCGGAAACCGGTGAAATGGTTTGGTACCGAGCTCCTTCAACCCCAAATAATTTAACCTGGGATAAGTTTACAATTAGTAAAAAAAATAGTCCTGGCACTGCCCGCTATTCTCATGGTCTAGGCATGGGAGATATTGATCAGGATGGGAACAAGGACCTTATCATTACCGAAGGTTGGTGGAAATCACCTGACGATCCCACAGAAGAGTTATGGGAATTTCAGCCCGCTACTCTAGGAGAACCAGCGGCTCAATTATATGCTCATGATATTAATGGAGATCATAAACCTGAAATCTTATCTTCTGCTGCCCATCAGCTTGGTATTTGGTGGCATGAACAAGACCAAACAGGAGCGTGGAAAACACATTTAATTGATAAAAGTTTTTCCCAAACCCATGCCTTGGAATTGGTGGACATTAACAAGGATGGACATTTGGATCTAGTGACGGGGAAACGCTATTATGCACATATGGGGAAAGACCCGGGAGGCAATAACCCCCCTGTCCTTGCTTGGTTTGAGTTTAAACCAAGTAAGCAAGATAAGTGGTTAAAGCATATCATAGACACGGATTCAGGAGTTGGCGTACAAGTAACTGTAGCAGACTTTTTCGGTCATGGGCTTATGGATATCATCGTAGCCAATAAAAAGGGCGTGTTTGTATTTGAACAAGTACCTGAATAA